The following are encoded in a window of Anopheles gambiae chromosome X, idAnoGambNW_F1_1, whole genome shotgun sequence genomic DNA:
- the LOC1272160 gene encoding uncharacterized protein LOC1272160, whose product MSFGNVLLLTALLVGYSYWSLAQPTNLIEIRCKMQRDEDISTCKYGFYMTTCKTFACWKGPNEPCGGELSNNMLYGKCKSGLRCCNGRCTGCLNGVCSDSCHPSKLHSFQHRSDPYMVEERHLSPLYRFFDYYSNE is encoded by the exons ATGTCGTTCGGAAACGTTCTGCTGCTAACCGCACTGCTCGTGGGATATTCCTACTGGAGCTTAGCCCAACC AACGAACCTGATCGAGATCCGGTGCAAGATGCAGCGCGACGAAGACATCAGCACGTGTAAATACGGCTTCTACATGACCACCTGCAAAACGTTTGCCtgttggaag GGCCCGAACGAACCGTGCGGCGGCGAGCTGAGCAACAACATGCTGTACGGCAAGTGCAAGTCCGGGCTGCGGTGCTGCAACGGCCGGTGCACCGGCTGCCTGAACGGGGTGTGCAGCGACTCCTGCCACCCGTCCAAGCTGCACAGCTTCCAGCATCGCTCCGATCCGTACATGGTGGAGGAGCGCCACCTGAGCCCGCTCTACCGGTTCTTCGACTACTACAGCAACGAGTAA
- the LOC1272159 gene encoding cytochrome c oxidase subunit 7A, mitochondrial — protein MSYKNVARLVLQQNRQFSRTAPASSSEVAEGYKQLKHIQEKFQKPDGKPVFLKGGPMDNVLFSLTMVLSVAGLAGIGKLFYELSYPKKDD, from the exons ATGAGCTACAAG AACGTCGCCCGGCTGGTGCTGCAGCAGAACCGCCAGTTCTCCCGCACTGCGCCCGCCTCGTCCAGTGAGGTCGCCGAGGGCTACAAGCAGCTGAAGCACATCCAGGAAAAGTTCCAG AAACCGGATGGCAAGCCCGTGTTCCTGAAGGGTGGCCCGATGGACAACGTGCTCTTCTCGCTGACGATGGTGCTCAGTGTGGCCGGGCTGGCCGGTATCGGCAAGCTGTTCTACGAGCTGAGCTACCCGAAGAAGGACGACTAG
- the LOC1272158 gene encoding large ribosomal subunit protein mL40 yields MSLLPVLSRLLPLVGQSAARSVHSGTGLLFRSTPVLCAEPLKKKKKLDPQIVKQREERKRKRLEKQIRRLEKNARQLKPIEELEVPMELIDEQSKRKRNVPKPTAELLESRALLEKQWAKYRMQEKLADYQLFDRIVAAQAKALGELQLASDELYQRAIQPDPALLPFVAQGPVSTPPIKDYEQPDGEYIDVSRKWE; encoded by the exons ATGTCGCTGCTTCCCGTGCTGAGCCG GTTGCTCCCGCTCGTGGGCCAATCGGCGGCGAGATCCGTCCACAGCGGGACCGGCCTGCTGTTCCGCAGCACACCGGTGCTGTGTGCCGAACCgctcaagaagaagaaaaagctcgACCCACAGATCGTGAAGCAGCGGGAGGAGCGCAAACGGAAGCGGCTGGAGAAGCAAATTCGCCGGCTGGAGAAGAACGCCCGCCAGCTCAAACCGATCGAGGAGCTCGAGGTGCCGATGGAGCTGATCGACGAGCAAAG CAAACGGAAGCGAAACGTGCCGAAACCGACGGCCGAGCTGCTCGAAAGCCGCGCCCTGCTCGAGAAGCAGTGGGCCAAGTACCGCATGCAGGAGAAGCTGGCCGACTACCAGCTGTTCGATCGGATCGTGGCGGCCCAGGCGAAGGCGCTGGGCGAGCTGCAGCTCGCGTCGGACGAGCTGTACCAGCGGGCGATACAGCCCGACCCGGCCCTGCTACCGTTCGTGGCGCAGGGTCCCGTCTCTACCCCGCCGATCAAAGACTACGAGCAACCGGACGGCGAGTACATCGACGTGTCGCGGAAGTGGGAATAG